agtaatttttattaaaattatttagtaATGTACaaatacatatttattagattaGTTAAGAGGATATTTAATGATgaaaaatttaataaattattcattatgagagattaatgagacactaattaataaagcactcataatgattaattttaattaaagcAAACCACAACCATGGATTTAACTTTCCCCAGAATACATCCTAGCAACTCTTTATCTAGGCTAAACTGTCCAAACAATGCTTTATATTCTTGATGGATTTGTTGTAATTCTGATTTGTAGCGATAATTTTAAAGTaaatattcaattgaatcaattcTATATTTTTATGTGAAAATTTAAAATATGTAAATGCACATAAAGTGTTCGATAATTTGGTGTGAAGCAATAATTTTAGTTTGTTTTAGTAATAGTATGCTTTTACGGATAATTGTAAAAATGACTACATACAACACTTGCAAACAACATCCATTAGAAACCTTTGCATTCATACTGCATTTTACCAACTCAGTTGGTGAGTAggagtttttattttattatcaacATCCCTTTTTCATACTTAACCTTTGTAATACTTATCCGTTGGGGATAATTCTTAAATGTGGTAACTGCATGGTTTACTTTTAATATGCTTAGCTTCTTTTCTAGTTAGTCCCTTCCCTTCTTGCTTCTCTTTTCGGCTAAAGTGGTATAGTGTTGTAAATTTAATTAATGCGTGCACGAGGAGAAACAAACGTTCCCAAGGGGTAGTGATAATTTGGGAAGGAAACAACTGAGTAAACACGTAATATTGGTAAAGACAAGGTTTAAAGTTAGCAAAACACGTAATACCAAACCATCTTCTTGATTACATGCATTCCTACTATTGCCGTCCATAGGATTCTTCTTGTTacattttcatgtatttttatacGTATTATAGTTCGTGGTCTGCCTGGCCTTTTAGTTTTATCCTCAGGATTAAGCACATCCGTGACTATCAAATCATCAACATCCACTGTTATGGTATCCACAATATCTGCTCCCGGTGAATCACTTTCTTGCACTCCTTTACACTTCTCATTAGTGGCGGGACTCTTTGTTTTAATCTcacaaattgtgtttttttttaacaaatccAATTGTATGACTAACAATTGCCTAAGATCATTGAAACCAAGTTCTGATTTTACTGCCATATCTGCAACCTCACTGAAAAGAATACTCAAGTTATTATAATGATCATGCTCAATGGTGTTTTGTCAATACCCAGTattaactttcatacttgtgtgaGATCTCTTCACATCTTTCCTCCAACATATTTTTATATACTTATCAGGTATCAACTTGATTCCATGCCTAATTAATACATTAAGAGATCTACATAGCATTCCTTCAAACTCAAGCACCCGACAACTACAAGACACCTCGCAgatatttgaataaaatatcacatCAAAGTTCATTTGCTTTTGAATCTTTTGCCCATCAATCCCTTCGATCCACACACTTGCACGAGTAACATACTTAAATTTTCCAAGAGGATCCTCTGCTTGTTTAATAAGTTCACAATACATTTTCGAGGTCAGTTCATCTTGAAAGTATTTAAACTTCGACAAAGTATACAACCCCAGCATCTGTGTTTCCATTTCAAAAAATGTAGCAGTAAGAATCAATTTGGACCACGTTTCTGTATCAGCTACAGTCTCTTTCTCTGCCTTATCCCTCATTACACGTTCAAATTGCTCTACAAATTGTTTCAAAGTTGTCTTTGGACCAAGGTAACCATCTAAAAATGAGTTCATACTCTCGCTTCTTTGTGTAGATTGCATTCCATCCTAGAAACAATCATTTAAAAAACAAGGTACCCAACGATGTTTGTCTTCGTATAAGTCTTTAAGCCTTTCATTGTCACACAATTCATACTTCTGTAACATCTCCATCCATTCTGTTTCAAACTTTGATGGATATTGAGAATTATAAACAACTTTTTTCATTGTATACGTAATGCGCGAATAATTACTATGATTTTTAAACTTCACGGGAAAATTTTTTTCATCACATGCCATATGCACCATCTATGTCTACTGTTGGGGAAGACTATTTCAATCGCATTTTGCATGGCCTTGGCTTGGTCAGTTATTAGTGCAGGAGGAGCACATCCGGACATACAATCAAGCCACTTTGAAAATAACCATATAAAAGAATTTGTATCTTCATGTACTACCAACCCACATCCTAATAGTATTGATTCTCCATGGTGATTTAACCCAACAAATGAAGCAAACGGCATATCATACCGGTTCACCAAGTATGTGGTGTCAAAAGAAATAACCTCACAAAACTCTTTATATTCTTCTCTTGACCTACCATTTTCCAAAAACAGGCTTCTCAAATGCCTAGTGTCATCTGTATCGACACTTGAATAAAATCTAAAACCTTGTGAACCCATCTTTGTAAAATACTTTAAAATGGCAACTGCATCTCCTTCTCCTAGTCGTGCAGTTCGCAATTTATCAATTAGATTTCTACAATATTTTTGAGAACACGTCATATTCTCTTGTCCGCCGGATTCATTTACACAAACATCATAACTTTTACACAACCTTATACCATATTGATCAAGAAGATCAATTTGATTCTTTACCAGAGAATCAATGAAACGGTTACAACGAAAATGTCTGGCGAATTCCGGTTTCAGTTCATGATTATGCTCCAAATTTAGCTGACTGATTACATAACCAACTAGACAATCTAACCGCAACACTAGCTTGGCTTGACAACCACATTTTATTGTCGCTTGAGGCCTTAATTGTTTTTCAGAGATGGAATTACACTTACCTGCTTGAGTACAAGTAAACTTGTAGCTTCTTGTACACCCCGCACCATTCTTCACAGACGTGCTTTTCACTACAGGAAATCCTTTCACTTTCCCAAGTGTCTTGTAAAACTCCCATGCATCATCTATAGACTCAAACCCCATACCAAGAGCAGGTTGTATATTAGATTTGATTCCACTAATATCAATGCAATCTGACTTTTCAAAAGTCTCCTCCTGCATCAATTAAGATAATCAATACCatacaacataaaaaaaaaagttcttttaGTCACTgagacattttatcaaacaacTAATATGCATGTTCTCTATCATATTAGTTAGTAGCACATAACGTTGTTCCATGATACTGAGAATAAAATTTCCAATACTGAAACTGGAGCATAACAATCCCTACAAccaaatttaatttattttccaAATAAGTGAAGAATTACTGGTTTTAGAGCGATTACACTAACTGTGTTCTCCACATTGGAAGATTCTCCTATTTCTTCAATATACATCTTCTTAAAAGATCGGTTACACTAACTGTGTTCTCCACATTGGAAGATTCTCCTATTTCTTCAATATACATCTTCTTAAAAGATCTCTGTGGATTTCCCAACCTCttagaaaaataataatgttCCGGTGAAGTAGTTCACCAAAATTTTGTTTAAAACACATTTCAAATGTGATTTCAAAGTTCCCAAATTGTAATTTTCATCACAAAACAGAAAGTCAAATCTGTAGACAACTAATTAGCTGGGTACTTTTCTCTCTGCCACGTTTTTATTACACGTGTTGCCACATGTCATTTGAGCTGTGATTAGAGCTGTGAAGAGTGAGGGGAATATCAAAGTCAGTAAatatataagagttaagcacttaTCATTAAACCACCTAATTTCTTTGACAAGGCCACATCTGACCAACCTTTCATGTACAAGCCTTTTGGATTATTCCATTTACCCCGCCAAACACCCCTTACACTGGTGTTTTTTTGACAATATTTTGATActctttttaattttatttttacaaTTTCTCTCACTCTAAATACACCACTCACCAGTGTTATCTTCATGTTTATGAAATTGTTCAAGGTATACTCATGTGAAGTCTTTTCAGGAAGTAGCTAGCGAATACCCAATCAATTGGGCGCCTCTCcaaatcatcttttgagcaaataTAATCACTTGATAACTATTTTTAGTTTTCGCCACCATCTTACGGGAAGTatgaaattttttaaaattcAACATATGTATGTTGAGTGTAGCTACTAGCTAGTGTTTTACTAGCTAAGAAAACATAAAGCACATGGAATCCGATACCTCATAACCCATCGTTTATGTATACAAAGAGGACTAGCTACTAGCTAGCTAGGCACAAACAAGGCTTAGAAAGGCCGAATTCATTTGTTTTTTCTGTTGCATTATATATTTGTGTGTAATACTCATAAATACGATGTGTGTGTTCATACATCCATCGAGCTCCATGCCTTACCAACGACTTAATAGCATATACGTACATGCACCATATGAATGTTCCGATACCAGGTTCATTCCGTGTTCTTCCAACACAAAAACGTATGCGAGTACACAACAACACAAGTCTATATATTCAACTTAATATCACTTTATTTCAACAAATCAATGATCAATTCGAGTGCCCTTTTGGAccttttccttcaaaaaaaattttCCGAATGACTTAGTTGTAAATCAACATAGGATCTGCTTgcatgtttttttgataaaaagttgGGTTTTCGATTTTGTGCCACCTAGGCCGTGATGGGGGTTTGAAAGTTGTGATGCACGGGAATTTCATTATTTCCTCACTATTTAGTATTTACTCTGTTGAGCGTATACTGTAATCGAAGGTAGTTAAATGTTAGTTCAGTTTAAAAGCAATTATCTGCAGCGTATTTGATACACGAGTGATCAACAAAGACCTCTTTTGAAATTTGAGTGCATAGATGCCATACCAATGGGTGCAAGGGTTGATAGCACCGGCCTTTTGCCGGTTaatacttcttttcttttcttttcttttttttcacagCTAATACTCTGTGGTAGATGGAATGTTGGGCAAAAAAATTCCAATCATGGATTAAAAGCGAAACAAAATACAAAGCAGTTGAGGATATATATAATACAGTTGAGGTAAAATATAAAACAGATAGGCAGAATAAAAACAAATAGAAAAAACGGGCATAAAACCTAGAAATCCCGTATAAAAAACTAGAAAGAACACCAAAATAAGAATCCATCACAGAGAATATCTCttagttttttattattatttatatcTTCAAATCAGTACCGTTGTTTATGTAATAAAGTCCCAAAATTTgtcaataaaaaaataatgtgtgGCTGCTGGGATTCGAGCCCAGGTCTCCACGGCCACAACGTGGAATTCTTACCACTAAACTACAGCCACATCATTGTTCACCTACGACAGAAAATAATGCTTATAGGGGCCATCAGTTGCACCTGCGTCCTTTTTTTTCCCCTTGGACTTTGACAAAACGAATATCATCTGCATGTGCTCATGTTTACTAGTTATATGCTACAATTAACATTGCTGCTAATGCTTGCAAAAATCCAATTTTCATACATTATTTAAATTAAAGCTACAAAATAATGTGGGTCAGAAAGTAGTAGTCtagaccctagttagtaagttcgcgaatgattcgcgaatcattcgcgaatttttccgtatcacgaattttaccgtcttattcgcgtacgtttgcaactccgaacccaagtcgcgtattatgtggcattcccggattattcgcgaatcgttcacgaattttacgtatcccgaatgatacgtccggttaattcgccataaattctttagtttTTACTTtacaaagactccattttttgggctttactgcctcccgaacatacacgaccgaatattagacgtgttgtaatttttatgaaacaaaaacgactgaagagatttgaaggtgaaggtgaaagagacctcaaactcactaaccaagcatctaagccaccatacgacgtccttttggataactaatgttgtatatattattaatatcatcatattgagtttattttttccttaaataactcacacatatgcataaaaattggtctatgaccttataaatacaaattatttattatatatagataccgaattttcagatccgaactcacatttataaatcgaattatacacgtacgtatgccgttccgaattaatgacgaatcacgtcccgttgaccgaattttggaccgaatctggattttacaaaaccgtataatactcgtacgtttgccgttcggTACGCTTGCcaaatcccgaattgctaactaggatctaGACAAAATACAGTCAAGGCCCACGCTTGCAAGATTGATTCTTTTCATCTTCTACTTCATAGTTGAACTTGTAGTACATACGTTAGAATTACTGTTTAAACCATTTAACACTATCTCAGCTAGTTAATgacgatattgatcttcacttATAATTTCACACCCATTCGTTTCAACTTCCGTAAATAGGTCCATGATCTCATTATCATCTATAAATAGGTCCAAACCCACTCATTTCTTCATTACAATCTCTTTACGCACTTTTCTCTCTGTCCCTCTCAAGAACACGCACACCATGGCTGCAgcttattcatcttcttcaaagcTTTTATTCACAATGTTGATTGCAATAACTCCGAGCACAATGGATTCCAACAAGATAGGTACTACTGGTGTACTAGCAAGACCTTC
This genomic stretch from Papaver somniferum cultivar HN1 chromosome 5, ASM357369v1, whole genome shotgun sequence harbors:
- the LOC113279685 gene encoding protein FAR1-RELATED SEQUENCE 4-like, whose amino-acid sequence is MYIEEIGESSNVENTVSVIALKPEETFEKSDCIDISGIKSNIQPALGMGFESIDDAWEFYKTLGKVKGFPVVKSTSVKNGAGCTRSYKFTCTQAGKCNSISEKQLRPQATIKCGCQAKLVLRLDCLVGYVISQLNLEHNHELKPEFARHFRCNRFIDSLVKNQIDLLDQYGIRLCKSYDVCVNESGGQENMTCSQKYCRNLIDKLRTARLGEGDAVAILKYFTKMGSQGFRFYSSVDTDDTRHLRSLFLENGRSREEYKEFCEVISFDTTYLVNRYDMPFASFVGLNHHGESILLGCGLVVHEDTNSFIWLFSKWLDCMSGCAPPALITDQAKAMQNAIEIVFPNSRHRWCIWHDGMQSTQRSESMNSFLDGYLGPKTTLKQFVEQFERVMRDKAEKETVADTETWSKLILTATFFEMETQMLGLYTLSKFKYFQDELTSKMYCELIKQAEDPLGKFKYVTRASVWIEGIDGQKIQKQMNFDVIFYSNICEVSCSCRVLEFEGMLCRSLNVLIRHGIKLIPDNEVADMAVKSELGFNDLRQLLVIQLDLLKKNTICEIKTKSPATNEKCKGVQESDSPGADIVDTITVDVDDLIVTDVLNPEDKTKRPGRPRTIIRIKIHENVTRRILWTAIVGMHALMVVVMVGKGGRSAVGIMVVGVGENGGVTTLMVAVVVEESSGSGMKKVS